GGTTTTTCCAGGGTTCAGTCGTACAACCATGTATTGAAATAGAAATGAAAAAATATGCCCAGGACGGGATCCGAACCCGTGACCTCCAGATTTCTCAGGAGACCATAAGACGCTCTCTGTAATTTCCCTATGAGTCTGGCGCCCTAACCGACTAGGCCACCTGGGCATGAAGGTACAACCTACATTCCCTGATACAATAAAAATATATCGCTAACAGTTGTGTTTTTCACATGTAGAATCTTATAGGTGAAAAACCGATATATTCATCAAACACCCTCTCGGCTACGATACCTTCCATCTCGAATATCACAATCTCTATTACCATGAAGACCTCAGTGAACTCCCTAAAGCAACCCATGACAATATCGCTGCCACTGCATGCTGATGCATGGATATGTATCTTAGGTTTGTCGTCTTCCCAGAAAATGTTGCCCAGACCCAGTATTTCACTGGCATTGTCGACCTGTGTCCTGGTAACCTCTGGTGGTATACATTTCTCTTTTGGTCCGGTTACTACATTGGCACCGCCGGTTGCACCGAGTAAGAAAAAGAAAGCCGACCTGATATTTTCACTTACAGCCAGGTCTTCCAGTTCAGACAGCAGGTCCTCTTCGTGATCGATACGGGCAACGAAAACGCGGCCCAGTTTTCCTTGTGTATAATCCATGTTATTAAATTATCCTCTTATTCCACTTGATATTGTTATTCCATATCCTTCATCATCGCAATCTCATCGCAGTCAGGGAAACGCGGACAATTCACACACATGCTCCACAGTTTATGCGGGAGGATAGACTTGTCCACCACATTGAATCCATAACGCTTAAAAAACTCACTTACATAGGTCAGGGTCACCACATGCCTGATCCCCAGTTGCGGAACCTCCCCGAGACAGGCTTCAAGTATCCTTGAACCGTATCCCTTTCTTGTCTTATCCGGGGTAACGGCCAGGGACAGTATCTCTGCATAATCCTCCCATGTCACATGCAGGGCGCAGCAGGCGATTATCTTGTTATCCTCCTCGATAACATAAAAATCCCTGACCAGTTCATACAGTTCCCCCATGGCCCGCGGCAGCATGACCTCCTGTCTGGCATATATATTGATCAACTGCCTGATCTGCGGCACATCTTCGATCCGAGCCTTTCGTAACAAAATCCTGGAACCACCTGAAATCTGGTATAACCTGTATTATCTTCAAATTAAATGTTCTTTTCTACATGGTACTTCACATTCTCAGCGTACTGCTTAACGTCACGTTTTAGTTTTTCCTCGATAAAAGATAACATGGATAACAAAAAAATGCTTTTGGGTTTCAGCGTCAATTTATAGGATACACTGGTGCTGGAATTAGTATTCTCCCTGAGATCGATCTCACCGCTCATCCTGATACCCTTTGCCTTGCCCACCCATTTCCCATGGTATGGCGGGTCCAGTTCAACAGTTGTACTGCGCATCTCGATCCTTTTGATAATCGGTCCTATCTGGAACTCCATTACCCACAGGTTAGTATTGGGTCCTGTGATCTCACATGACAGCAGCCCGGGAATACAGTGAGTACTCATTTCCGGGTCAGCCATCAGACCCCATACAGATTCTATAGGAGCTTTCACTTCAAATTCTATCTGTGATTCTGGCATTTGTTCTCATATAGTATATTAGTATGTGTAGTAATTAATTGTTCGTAATCTGGCTAAGCAGGAAAGTATGCTTTGCAGAATGAACCGGTATTACAACCGGTCTCCCTGCAGCCAACCCTGGTCCTAATCAATCATTATTGCCGATCTGCCAGGCATGGCATTTGCTGCTTTTTTCTCTTTAGAGTCCTCTTCCAGGTATAGTTCAACCCTGCAGCCAAAGTGTGATTCAAGTATTGGTATTGCACTTCTCAGGAAATTATGTTCCCCCTCCTGCCCCATATCAACAGACGGTGCCAGGGCAGGGTCATCCATGTATTTGCCCAGTATCTGGTTCACCTGTTTGCCATACCGCTTCAGGTCAGTGGACATCAGGGCCTTCATGATCTGCCCCCGATCCTTGGTCTTTGCAAACTCCTGCCTGAAAATACCGGCAAGTTCGAACTTCCACCCTGCCGCAGTAACGAGCCTGATGACCCTGGGCGAGGTTATCCTGGCAACCTTGATTATCTCCTTTATATCATCAATCAGGTCCTGGAGCATGTTCCATTTAAACTCGCTTGATTTGCTGACCACGTCAGTGTCATATTCAGGCCACCGGGTCTGGCCGATAAAACCATCATGTCCGGTGAACTCCCATACTTCCTCGCACAGATGTGGGGTAATGGGGCTCAATAGCATTGTAATAGCCCTCCTGCCCTGGTCGTAGAGTTCCATATTGACAGGTGAGCGGGCATAATCAGACAGCTCATCGACAAGCTTCATGATATAGTTGATGGCATCCTTGAGTTTCAGGTCATCAAAGGCCCCGGTTGCGCCCTTTATTGTGCTGTTTATTATGAAATTGATATGATCATCACTGGCATCTGTTGTATTCTTAACCGGACCAGGCGGTTCCACCAGCAGGCGGAAGGTCTTTTCAAGGAATTTGTGGACGCTCTCAATACCAGTATCAGACCATTCCAGTTCACGCTCAGGGTTCGAGCCGAAAAGTATGAAGAAGCGTGAAGCATCGGCACCATACTTTTCCATAAGTACCTGTGGGTCTACCACATTACCCAGGCTCTTGGACATCTTTGCACTCTTCATAATATATTTACCGCCGCAGGCACTGCACGAATCTCCCTCGAAATTTTCAAGGGATAAGAACCTGCTGCACTGCTCACAATAAGGTGCTTCCTTGTTCACCATGCCCTGGGTCAGCAGCCTGGCAAAGGGTTCTTTTACATCTGTCAGACCGATATCCCTCAGTGCCTTTGTAAAGAACCTGGCATACAGCAGGTGCAGGATGGCGTGTTCGATGCCTCCGATATACTGGTCTACAGGCATCCAGTATGATGCGGCTTCCCTATCAAACGGGACATCTTCTGAATGGGGACTGCAGTATTTGAAGAAATACCAGGATGAGTCCACAAAGGTATCCATGGTGTCAGTCTCCCTGCGGGCAGCCCTGCCGCATGTTGGACATGTGGTATCGATAAAGGTCTGTGAAGTGGCCAGCGGGTTGCCGCTGCCCGTGAATTCCACATCCTTGGGCAGGCTGACAGGCAGGTCCTTAATAGGTACGGGCACGGTGCCGCAGTTGTCGCAGTAGATGATGGGTATAGGTGTGCCCCAGTAGCGCTGCCTGGATATGAGCCAGTCCCTGAGTTTGTAATTGACAGTACGTCTGCCCAGGTCCATACTTTCCAGTTTGTCGCTTATTTTGGTTATGGCATCACGGTTGTTCATACCATCGAACTCGCCGCTGTTGACCAGTACCCCGTCGTCAATATAAGCTTCGGTCATCTCATAGGCATCAAGTTTCCTGTCCTCTGGCTGGATCACTACCTTGATGGGAATATCATATACTTTTGCAAACTCGAAGTCGCGCTGGTCGTGGGCGGGCACTGCCATCACAGCTCCACCGCCGTATTCGTAGATAACAAAATTGCCAACAAATACTGATATTTCCTCACCTGTCAGCGGGTTTACAGCATACTTCCCGATGAATAATCCCTTCTTGTCCCTGTCTGCTGCTATGCGCTGGAATTTATCTTCCTGCTGCACCTCGGCAAGGAAGTCCTCAAACGGTGCCTGGTAATTTGTACCTTTCACCCATTCTTTTATTAGGGGGTGCTCGGGTGCGAATACCATGAATGTGACCCCGAACACGGTATCGGGCCTTGTTGTGAAAATAGGAATGATCTCGCCCGTATCGGCAATGTTGAAATTGATAATGGTCCCTTCGCTGCGCCCTATCCAGTTGCGCTGCATCAGCTTGACAGATTCAGGCCAGTCAAGGCCCTCCAGGTCAGAGAGGAGTTCATCGGCATAGTCGGTTATCTTGAAGAACCATTGCTTCAACTCCTTTTGCTCAACCACTGATGAGCACCGCCAACATCTGCCGCTAATGACCTGCTCGTTGGCAAGTACGGTGTTGCAGTCGGGACACCAGTTGATGATGGCGCTCTCCCTGAGTGTCAGGCCCCGTTCGTACAGTTTCAGGAATATCCACTGGTTCCATTTGTAGTAGTCCGCATCAAGGCTCTGTATCTGCCTTGACCAGTCGTATGACAGTCCCATTTCCTGCTGCTGGGCCTTGATTGACTCGATATTGCTGCGAGTCCAGGTTTCCGGGTCTATCTTCTGCTTTATGGCTGCATTTTCTGCAGGCAGCCCGAAGGCATCGTAGCCCATTGGATAGAGCACATTGTAACCCTGCATCCGTTTATACCTTGCAATGCTGTCACCAATGGAATAATTACGCAAATGTCCCATGTGCAGAGCTGCTGATGGGTACGGATACATCTCAAGGCAGTAGTATTTTGGCCTGGATGGGTCCTCTGTTACCTTGAAAGCGCCTGATTCTTCCCAGCGCTGCTGCCATTTTGGCTCGATTTGTTTGGGATTATAGTTGGAGTCCATTTAATAATCGCTCCGGCGATAAGAGATGGTAATGTGGATAATTATATAAGTATTATATTGATATGGCGACTTCCATAGTGTGGCGTAAATATATAAAAGTTAAGCAACTAATTCATAATAAAATAGGATTGACTCTATGTGATATTTTCAATCAGGAATGTCATAATGATAAATGATATATGTCAAAAATGAATAAAGTAAGGGTTACTATTAATGGTTTCAGAATGTAAAATATGTCACATAACATTTGGTAAAGAGCATCCACAGTTAAATGAAGCTCATTCTCGTGCATCCGTCAGTATTTCTTGAACCAGAATATCAATCATGGTGCATAGGATGGGACACCGATAAAACTACGAAAAGAAGCATCTATAGAGACGCAGGGTTTTCATAGTTATATTTGATTCTTGAGTGATGGTTCCAGTTAGACTAAAATATAAAGATGAGATTGTCGGAAAAGTCTAATTTTCGAATATTTCAGCTTAACTGTCTAAACTTGACCGGGTGTAGCATAGTGATTTAGTTTTAACAATGTTTCTGGAAGTTTAAATTTAGGCGTTTTTCACTTACTTTTCCGAGAATTTTAAAGACAATTAAAACTTCCATATTAATAATATTTGGCAGTATGATTAATAAGCACATGATTTAAATGATTTATGACAATAAGAATAAATGAGCAACTTTAGATGCAGATAGGTAAAATGCCCCGTCTTAAGAAAATAGGAAAAAAATGATGAAAAAAAACTATCTTATTTATTTAGATATTCTTGGATTTGAAAATTTAGCTGAAGTTATAAGTGAAAAGAAGGGAATAGAATCAAGGAAGATAAGACAGGATTTTATTAATGTAATAAAAGAAAGAGTTGAGTCGATAGAAGAAAAGGGGAAGATAATCGGTAAGCATTATGGAAAAAAAGACGACTGGATTTTGGTTACAGACACTATTGATAATGCATTCAGTGTTATTTATGATATTTTGAATCACAACACTGGCTATAAGGATTATGAGAGAATACCTTTTGAGATTGCTGTTGGAACAGGAGAATTTGACAATTGGGCACGGTTTGAAGGAGAGAAACTTATAGTTGAAAACGAAATAATAAAGTTTCTGAAGTCATATATTGTCGATTATTACCGTAAATGGTATAAAAAGAATAATGATGATCAAAAAATAAAATCTACTTTTCTAATTTTTACAGAGACTGCATATGAAGAATTAGACCCATTGGACAAAAAAAAGTGCCAACAAATTTCATATGACGACAATAAGGTAGAAGTTGTTTTTTTTGCTTTCAATGTTGATAAAATTAGCCAAATAGGTAAAACTTTTGAATTTCTAGAAAAAATTGAATATGTGGGCAATATATGGTATGGGAGAATTGATGAATTATACGTTCCACCAATAGGATTCGAAGACATCGCTAATACGTTGAAAGAAAAAAGAATTGTTTTTATAACGGGGACTCAAGAAATAGGGAAGACATATACGGCTGTAATGCTTCTGTGGATTTACTATAAAAATGGATATGAACCTAAATGGATTAAGGGAGGAGAGTTTGTAGAAAGAGTTCAGGTTAGGAAAGCACTAGAAAATATTAGAAAAGAATTGA
The window above is part of the ANME-2 cluster archaeon genome. Proteins encoded here:
- a CDS encoding DUF296 domain-containing protein, whose translation is MDYTQGKLGRVFVARIDHEEDLLSELEDLAVSENIRSAFFFLLGATGGANVVTGPKEKCIPPEVTRTQVDNASEILGLGNIFWEDDKPKIHIHASACSGSDIVMGCFREFTEVFMVIEIVIFEMEGIVAERVFDEYIGFSPIRFYM
- a CDS encoding N-acetyltransferase; its protein translation is MLLRKARIEDVPQIRQLINIYARQEVMLPRAMGELYELVRDFYVIEEDNKIIACCALHVTWEDYAEILSLAVTPDKTRKGYGSRILEACLGEVPQLGIRHVVTLTYVSEFFKRYGFNVVDKSILPHKLWSMCVNCPRFPDCDEIAMMKDME
- a CDS encoding leucine--tRNA ligase codes for the protein MDSNYNPKQIEPKWQQRWEESGAFKVTEDPSRPKYYCLEMYPYPSAALHMGHLRNYSIGDSIARYKRMQGYNVLYPMGYDAFGLPAENAAIKQKIDPETWTRSNIESIKAQQQEMGLSYDWSRQIQSLDADYYKWNQWIFLKLYERGLTLRESAIINWCPDCNTVLANEQVISGRCWRCSSVVEQKELKQWFFKITDYADELLSDLEGLDWPESVKLMQRNWIGRSEGTIINFNIADTGEIIPIFTTRPDTVFGVTFMVFAPEHPLIKEWVKGTNYQAPFEDFLAEVQQEDKFQRIAADRDKKGLFIGKYAVNPLTGEEISVFVGNFVIYEYGGGAVMAVPAHDQRDFEFAKVYDIPIKVVIQPEDRKLDAYEMTEAYIDDGVLVNSGEFDGMNNRDAITKISDKLESMDLGRRTVNYKLRDWLISRQRYWGTPIPIIYCDNCGTVPVPIKDLPVSLPKDVEFTGSGNPLATSQTFIDTTCPTCGRAARRETDTMDTFVDSSWYFFKYCSPHSEDVPFDREAASYWMPVDQYIGGIEHAILHLLYARFFTKALRDIGLTDVKEPFARLLTQGMVNKEAPYCEQCSRFLSLENFEGDSCSACGGKYIMKSAKMSKSLGNVVDPQVLMEKYGADASRFFILFGSNPERELEWSDTGIESVHKFLEKTFRLLVEPPGPVKNTTDASDDHINFIINSTIKGATGAFDDLKLKDAINYIMKLVDELSDYARSPVNMELYDQGRRAITMLLSPITPHLCEEVWEFTGHDGFIGQTRWPEYDTDVVSKSSEFKWNMLQDLIDDIKEIIKVARITSPRVIRLVTAAGWKFELAGIFRQEFAKTKDRGQIMKALMSTDLKRYGKQVNQILGKYMDDPALAPSVDMGQEGEHNFLRSAIPILESHFGCRVELYLEEDSKEKKAANAMPGRSAIMID